The DNA region ATTATTTTGGCCTACGGAAGCGCCCTGATGCAGTTGGTGAGACAGCGAAAAATATCGGAAATAAAAACCGATTTTATCAATAACATGACGCACGAGTTTAAAACTCCGATTGCGACCATCAATTTGGCTTTGGATGCCATCCGGAACCCGAAAGTTATTGAAGATAAAGATAAGGTGATGCGCTACCTTTCCATGATTAAGGAAGAAAACAAGCGCATGCACGCACAAGTTGAAAATGTGTTGCGCATATCTAAACTAGAAAAAAACGAACTGAACATTAGTAAAGACCGTGTAGATTTACACGATTTGGTTGAAGATGCCTTGACCCACGTAGAACTTATTGTTGAAGACCGCCAAGGCTACATAAAAACGTTTTTAAATGCCGAACAGTCTTCGGTTTTGGCCAATGAAACCCACTTTACCAATGTGATAGTTAATATGCTGGACAATGCCATTAAGTATTCTCCAGATGCACCAAAAATAGAGGTCTATACCGAAAATGTTGGAAACAATGTTCTGTTAAAGGTAAAAGACCACGGTAGCGGTATGAGCAAAGCGGCTGCCAAACGGGTGTTCGAAAAATTTTATCGAGAGCACACCGGAAACATCCACAACGTAAAAGGCCACGGCTTAGGTTTGGCTTACGTTAAACGGATTGTTGAAGACCACCAAGGTCACGTATCAGTAGAAAGTGAAAAAGACAAAGGAAGCACCTTTATAATCAAGCTTCCGTTAATATCGTAAACTATGGAAGAGCTTAAAAAAAGAATATTATTAGTTGAGGACGACCCCAATTTCGGAACCGTGCTTAAAGATTATTTAATGATGAACGATTACGAAGTTACCCATGCCAAAAACGGTATGGAAGGCTTTGAAAAGTTTAAAAAAGACGATTTCGATTTGTGCATCCTCGATGTGATGATGCCTTACAAAGACGGCTTTACACTAGCCAAGGAAATTCGCGAAAAAAATAGCGATGTGCCTATTATATTTTTAACCGCCAAAACCATGAAGGAAGACGTGTTAAAAGGCTATAAAGTGGGGGCGGACGATTATTTGAACAAACCGTTTGATAGCGAAGTGCTGCTCATGAAAATAAAGGCTATTATTCAACGTAAGGCTACCGAAACCATTTCAGATAGTAAGCAGTTTGAGTTTAAAATTGGAAAGTTCGATTTAAACTCCAAACTACGGTTCTTGCGTTTTAATGGTGGAGACCCCATAAAATTATCGCCAAAGGAAAACGAATTGTTGCGTTTGTTGGCATTGCATGAAAACGATTTAATGCCCCGCGAATTGGCACTTACCAAAATATGGCGCGACGATAACTATTTTACCTCGCGTAGTATGGACGTGTACATTGCCAAATTACGTAAATATCTAAAACCAGACCCCAAAGTGGAAATCCTGAACATTCACGGCGAAGGTTTTAGATTGGTGGTTAACGAATAAAATCTAATTGGTTTGAATATTGAAAAATCCAGCCAAAAGCTGGATTTTTTGTTTTGAAAGTTGATTTTTAGTATTTCGTTTAATGGTCTTGTGTATGATTTCGTTGCGTGTTTAAGCAACTAATTTAGCAAATACAAACCAAATAGAAAATCCGCGAGGATTTTCGTAAGTAGGCGAGTACTAGCAATGAATTATACACGTTGTTGTGGTGTCGTTTTTTATTCAGAAACTTTATGTCAGTAATTTTCAGTTTATTTTTTTTGATGACATTTCCGTTTTGTTTCGATGTATAGATAAATAACACCAAACTATTATGAAAAAAAGCATCTTTTTATTGTTTCTAATATCCTTTTTAATAGGATGTACATCAGACGACAGCAATCCAAATACTAGCAATGTCACAGTCTCAATTGAAGCCTCAGGGCTTAACGATGACAAACTGGCGCTGAACAATTCAGCAACTTTTACAGCCAGTATTTCTGGTTTTGAAGGAGATGCGACTTCTTTAACCTATAGATGGAGGTTATCTACAGAAAATGGCGAACTCTCACAGAGTGGAAATCCGCTTCCCAATCCTTCGGTTAGTGGTAGTTCCATAAGCTGTGTCGGCAAATCGGAAGGGGACGAAGAGATTATTGTAGAAGTGTTGGATGCTTCAAATGATATATTTATATCAACATCCTACAACTTTACAATAGTTGATTCTGGAAACCAAACGAGTTTTGGCTGTTTTGATCAGCCAAAATTAATCTACAGAAACGGAACATTTAACTTTGTACTTAATTTTGATGGCACGAACGAAGAGTCTCTTGGTATAGGTGGTGGTACAGGTGTGGACATATCACCAGATGGTGAATGGATTGCCCAAGCTCGAGACACTCAATTTGGATGGCAAATGCACATTTTTAGGTGTGATGGTAGTACCGGATTAATACCCATTCCTGTAACATTTCTGGAACTTGATAATTCTCCCCAATTCTCACTAGATAGCAAAACATTATATTTTACAGGAGCTGTAGATGTACCGAATCCCCCTGTAAATGGGCACTTCTATGAAATTTTTGCCTACGATCTTGAGACTGGGGCTTTGACTCAATTGACCTCCGTAGCTGAACAACGCGATATTATTTTAGGCTATTTTACACTATCTCCTGTAACTGGCGATATCGCTTTTACACGTACCAATATTGATACAAATTTAACAAAACTTGCATTCCTTCAGCCAGAATCTGGACTCATTACAGATTTCTATACCTTTCCAGATGGTCTCAGCACTTATAGTTTAGACTGGTCGCCAGATGGCGGCGATATTATATTTACTGCATATTTTAATAGCACGCCTGGCATTTACAGGATAAACGTGACTAGTGGATCGCAACCGCTACTTGTTTTTGAGGATCCTTCACCCAATACCTTACCGCCAGGTTATCCTACCTACTACAACGGTGGAAACCGGATTGCCTATGCGGGTTCAGAGAATGGGCAGTCAGGTTCAAGTCTCTGGTCAATAGATGCTAATGGAGAAGACTTTCAACTGTTGTTGGATGCAAATTCAAGTATTTTGGAGCTTTATGGGATCCTGCGTTAAAATAATGATTGACAAAGGTTCAAAAAAGGGTGCTATTTGGCATCCTTTTTTGATTGATGAAAAAAATCATTTACTTTTTCTTTCAGGACTGCGCACGGGTCAAAATGCACCACAACTTTAATGATATGCGTCGTTTCAATGACTTATATCAGACGTTAAACGAAGGTAGTTGAAATTATTTACAAATTCAAGGTTCAAAATGAAAAGTCGCAAAAGCGATATGGAGCTTAAAAAAAAAGAGAGCTAAGAATAGTTTGTGGAGGGTGTTGGTTAAATCCGCTCTGCCAACCAAGCCTTAAATTCGTAAAAATTCTGTGGTGCCACACCATGCCCAACCGGAAACTCCGAATATTGGTGTTTAATGTTCAAACTTTTTAAGAAAGTAGGGGTTTGCCGCGCCCAATCTACTGGAATCACTTGGTCTACACTGCCATGCGAGCAGTAAAAATCCAAATGGGAATAGTCGGGTGTTTCCAAATCTTTTGGAAGTATGTCGTGGTTTACATAGCCGCTTAAAGCCACGATGTTTTTTACTTTTTCGGGATAAGTCAATGCCACGGCATAACTTAATATGCTGCCTTGACTAAAGCCCAAAAGGTTTACGTTCGTTTTGTTTACTGGATAAGCCTCAACGGCCTCATCAATAAACTGGGCAATTAAATCGCGCGATTCCTTGGCCTGCTCGTTGTCGTTCCATTTGCCTTTTTCGGCATCAAAATTAATGGCGTACCATGCATTACCGAAAGGTTGCATGGGGTAGGGCGCTTTCACCGAAATGATAAACAATTCTTCGGGCAATTCTTGTGCAAACGAAAATAAATCGTTTTCATCACTGCCGTAACCGTGCATCATAATCAGCAACGGAGCGTTTTCGGTTAAAGTCGATTTTCGAATAATATGTTCTAAAGACAATGCGGTGTTTTCCATGTTAAGCGCCTAAGTTTGCAAATAATTTTTGATAAAATGCCCCGACTAAAGGAACTTCGGTGGTTTTTCGTGAAATGGCTCCCGAAAACCCGTAAATAAAAAGTACGGCAAAAAAGAGGTAAAATGCCGAAGTAACCATCCAACTGTCAAAGCTCCCAACCGGGTAGCCCAAGGCCCAAAACGTGAGCCAAAGCCCCAACGATTGCCGAATGTGAAAACTAGCAAAGGCACTTTTGTTTTTCTCTTCGTTGTTTAAAAAATAGGCGATAATCACCCCAATAATGGTAATATAGCTGATGATGGCGTTGCTGCGCCCGCGGTCAATATCTTGTTCGGTCATGTTGTTTATGGATTTAAAACCACTTGGTTGTTGGCTACAATGCCGTACACCTTTCCTTTTAGGGTTTCGTTTTCAAAAATGGCATTTTTCGATTTTGAAACGATATTGTTTTTACTGAAAGTGAATTTAGTATTCGGGTTGAATAGCGTTAAATCGGCCGTGTTTCCTACGTTAATGCTCGTGGATTCTAAACCGAATCGGTTTTTTCCTTTAGTGAGCAGTTCGATGGTTTTCTTTAAAGTGAATACATTTTGAAGTGCCCCAAATGCACTTTCCAATCCGATAGTGCCATATTCCGCATGGTCAAATTCCACTTTCTTTTGTTCGACATCGATGGGGTTGTGGTCGCTGGTTACCATATCGATGGTGCCGTCTTTCACGCCTTCAATTAAAGCATCCACATCGGTTTGTGTGCGCAATGGCGGCAATACTTTAAAATGGGTGTTGAAATCGCCCAACACATCATCCGTAAAGTATAGATTATGGATGGCCACGCTACAGGTTACATCCAGTTTTTTCTTTTTGGCTTCGCGAATTAACTGCACGGATCCAGCCGTTGAAATGGTGGGGATATGTAGTTTCCCGCCGGTATATTCCAATAAAAATAAGTCGCGGGCAATTTGTAGTTCTTCTGCTAAAGCGGGAATCCCTTTAAGTCCCAATCTAGTACTGCTAATATGTTCGTTTACCACACCCTTGCCAACAATTTTGTTTTCCTGCGGAAAGGAGCACACCAAACCATCAAAATTACTCGCATATTGCAATGCGATTTTCATCAGGTTGGGGTTGGCAATCGGTTTTTTATAATCGTAAAAAGCCACCGATCCAGCTGTGTTCATATCGTAAAGTTCGGCTAAATCCTCGCCCTCGCTTTTAACGGTTAAGGCACCAATCGGCAACAGGCTTACCGCATGGTTTTGGGCTTTCGATTTTAAAAAAGTAATATCGGAATTCGAGTCAATCACCGGGTTGCTGTTTGCATTAACGGCCACGGAGGTAAACCCAGAAGCTGCTGCAGTTTTCAATCCGTTTTGTATGGTTTCGCGTTCCTCGTATCCAGGTTCGCCAAAACACACGCTGCTATCAAACCAACCTTGCGAAACGTGCAGGTTTTCGGCATCGATTTCCTGAAAATTTTTAGTGTTTTTTATACTTGGGGCTATTTGGGTAATCGTGCCGTTTTCAATTAAAATATCCTGGGTAGTGTTGTGAAATTCACTTTTCGAATCAAGGATGGTGGCCGATTTTATAAGTATGTTCATTTAAAGAATTTTAAGATGAGCATTTCTACAAGCAGTAGCGCTAGTGCAAAAATAACAAACCATTTCCATAGCGCATTAACTTTTGAGTCACTTTTTAAGGCATCAAAAATTTCGGGAATGGAATCGCTAACGGTTACATTTTCTGCCGAAGACAGGTCGCGGTAGCTTAAATGGCTTTCGGTTCTGTTGTAATTGTAACTGACGTTTTTTAAGGTTTCTTCTTTATTTTTAATGGTGTAAACACCCGAAATATCTGGGGTTTCAGAAGTATTGACGACGACTTTATTGTTGAAATATTGCTGTTTCGGGATGATGCTCGTGCCGTTATGTTCCATATTTAAAACGGCATCTTGCTGCATTTGGGTTTCCACATCAAAAGTGTTTTCCTTTCCAATAGTGTAATACAGTTCGGGAATTTTTAAACTTTGCTTGGCCATATTGTACAACGAAGGAACGATGAGCGGTGAATTTTGAAAGTTTGAATTTTTAGTGTTGATGGCCGAAGTAAACACATAAACATTGTTGTTTTGGCCCAAAAACGGTTTGCCATCTTCAAACTGTAGGACAGAAGCCATATTGTTTGAAGCGAGGTT from Tamlana crocina includes:
- a CDS encoding response regulator transcription factor; its protein translation is MEELKKRILLVEDDPNFGTVLKDYLMMNDYEVTHAKNGMEGFEKFKKDDFDLCILDVMMPYKDGFTLAKEIREKNSDVPIIFLTAKTMKEDVLKGYKVGADDYLNKPFDSEVLLMKIKAIIQRKATETISDSKQFEFKIGKFDLNSKLRFLRFNGGDPIKLSPKENELLRLLALHENDLMPRELALTKIWRDDNYFTSRSMDVYIAKLRKYLKPDPKVEILNIHGEGFRLVVNE
- a CDS encoding alpha/beta fold hydrolase gives rise to the protein MENTALSLEHIIRKSTLTENAPLLIMMHGYGSDENDLFSFAQELPEELFIISVKAPYPMQPFGNAWYAINFDAEKGKWNDNEQAKESRDLIAQFIDEAVEAYPVNKTNVNLLGFSQGSILSYAVALTYPEKVKNIVALSGYVNHDILPKDLETPDYSHLDFYCSHGSVDQVIPVDWARQTPTFLKSLNIKHQYSEFPVGHGVAPQNFYEFKAWLAERI
- a CDS encoding dihydroorotase translates to MNILIKSATILDSKSEFHNTTQDILIENGTITQIAPSIKNTKNFQEIDAENLHVSQGWFDSSVCFGEPGYEERETIQNGLKTAAASGFTSVAVNANSNPVIDSNSDITFLKSKAQNHAVSLLPIGALTVKSEGEDLAELYDMNTAGSVAFYDYKKPIANPNLMKIALQYASNFDGLVCSFPQENKIVGKGVVNEHISSTRLGLKGIPALAEELQIARDLFLLEYTGGKLHIPTISTAGSVQLIREAKKKKLDVTCSVAIHNLYFTDDVLGDFNTHFKVLPPLRTQTDVDALIEGVKDGTIDMVTSDHNPIDVEQKKVEFDHAEYGTIGLESAFGALQNVFTLKKTIELLTKGKNRFGLESTSINVGNTADLTLFNPNTKFTFSKNNIVSKSKNAIFENETLKGKVYGIVANNQVVLNP